A genome region from Akkermansiaceae bacterium includes the following:
- a CDS encoding DUF2339 domain-containing protein gives MNPSEESPLWNEIKRLRRELTDLSDRHHAEFARISTRITALESQLGKADAEQHIVPTPPPLPEKRPAFMPALAEARLKPEPEHTQPKPVPEPPAQASPSLPLAPSPAPLPETPFELDFGKVWFVRIGIVILLTGLVFLGNYAYQNWIREMPNGVRLAALFACALALVETGRRLANKESLSRFGEVLLAGGMAFFYYCTFAAHHVARLRVIDSPAFGAVMLSAAALSIAAVSWLRQAKATAILGIVLASYATMLQPIGWMSCFSNLLLGGLGLFFMLRPGWSGPGWASMLGTYGAFLGWQLLGASGGNVRSDDPATLWFLPPVWVMFAIPGAVNRFRESLSDRACAWFTAANNALFFFLFSGVWLHQNGDDNYWKVAAVFGTILIALGILGRRQNATAGGVNIGQGIALATFAMILKLEGQNLALVLAFEALALAIAAWKYRGKCESVFSLLCGLGATGIILAHNDFSHFLHGHVPVPVWSAAITAALVVATSVITAKGSGDGSPFGKFMRVSACLLCVAAALIASHLCVSRLDDPWKLVTAIALSVALSLATLKLDPERLMPEVPWASLWFLTLAAYLGFAETLTWPLAFAAALSLVGTWLWHRPEEIDGPPYDLAANRGIPAYAFAFATPIFLSLACADIARIPELLGNQIAATLLVPIAILLRCKRLTLAAALYSLFSLAYLLIPPIGSAPVIFGTSSLAALSAGALLSPWGRRMGGERPGLAIIIFRLSAFISYCAAWHQAAPGAWTDFLAITCIILTAVSVIMKRKMFVECLGLIAIALAGLIGAMISTPWRVLADAADWRGVLVIIAMLALTLSYRHRPALIADPQARKSAIAALAAITCLITALWATQMLVWRFGWKPTAVLWTILGFAFVSAGLWQRLHIFRVSGFMLLLLSFGKLFAVDVWDFTAFMRVASFIVLGAALILLGLFYNKFAEAIKALLDDERGMGA, from the coding sequence ATGAACCCCTCCGAAGAAAGCCCGCTGTGGAACGAGATCAAGCGCCTGCGCCGGGAGCTCACCGATCTGAGCGACAGGCATCATGCGGAGTTCGCGCGCATCAGCACACGCATCACGGCGTTGGAGTCGCAGCTCGGGAAAGCGGATGCGGAGCAGCACATCGTCCCCACCCCGCCCCCGCTGCCGGAAAAACGCCCGGCCTTCATGCCGGCCCTGGCCGAGGCGCGCCTGAAACCGGAGCCGGAACATACGCAACCCAAACCCGTCCCGGAACCGCCTGCCCAAGCATCCCCCTCTCTCCCACTCGCCCCCTCCCCCGCGCCCCTCCCGGAAACCCCCTTCGAGCTCGATTTCGGAAAGGTCTGGTTCGTCCGCATCGGCATCGTCATCCTTCTAACAGGTTTGGTTTTCCTCGGCAACTACGCCTACCAGAACTGGATCCGCGAGATGCCAAACGGCGTCCGCCTCGCCGCGCTTTTCGCCTGCGCGCTGGCTCTTGTGGAAACCGGAAGACGCCTCGCGAACAAGGAAAGCCTCAGCCGCTTCGGCGAGGTGCTGCTGGCTGGCGGCATGGCGTTTTTCTACTACTGCACCTTTGCCGCGCATCATGTCGCGCGGCTCCGCGTGATTGATAGCCCCGCCTTCGGAGCCGTGATGCTTTCCGCCGCCGCCCTTTCCATTGCCGCCGTCTCATGGCTGCGCCAGGCGAAGGCCACCGCCATCCTCGGCATCGTCCTCGCCTCCTACGCCACCATGCTTCAGCCGATCGGATGGATGTCCTGCTTTTCCAATCTCCTGCTCGGCGGCCTCGGCCTGTTCTTCATGCTCCGCCCCGGCTGGTCAGGCCCCGGCTGGGCTTCCATGCTCGGGACTTACGGCGCGTTCCTCGGCTGGCAGTTGCTCGGTGCCTCCGGTGGAAATGTCCGCTCGGATGATCCCGCCACGCTCTGGTTCCTCCCTCCGGTGTGGGTCATGTTCGCCATCCCTGGTGCCGTGAACCGCTTCCGCGAAAGCCTTTCCGACCGCGCCTGTGCATGGTTCACCGCCGCAAATAACGCCCTATTCTTCTTCCTCTTTTCCGGCGTATGGCTGCATCAGAACGGCGATGACAACTACTGGAAGGTCGCCGCCGTTTTCGGCACCATCCTCATCGCCCTCGGAATCCTCGGTCGCCGCCAGAACGCCACCGCCGGAGGCGTAAACATCGGCCAGGGCATAGCGCTCGCCACCTTCGCGATGATCCTGAAACTGGAAGGCCAGAACCTCGCGCTTGTCCTCGCCTTCGAGGCGCTCGCGCTGGCCATCGCCGCATGGAAATACCGCGGGAAATGCGAGTCGGTTTTCTCGCTCCTGTGCGGGCTCGGCGCGACGGGGATCATCCTCGCCCACAACGATTTTTCCCATTTCCTCCACGGACACGTGCCAGTCCCGGTCTGGAGCGCGGCAATTACTGCAGCCCTGGTGGTGGCGACTTCCGTAATCACCGCGAAGGGATCCGGCGATGGTTCGCCGTTCGGGAAATTCATGCGTGTTTCCGCCTGCCTCCTCTGCGTGGCCGCCGCATTGATCGCCAGCCATCTCTGCGTGTCCCGGCTTGATGATCCGTGGAAACTCGTCACCGCGATTGCGCTCTCCGTTGCGCTTTCCCTCGCCACGCTCAAGCTCGATCCAGAACGCCTGATGCCGGAAGTTCCGTGGGCTTCCCTCTGGTTCCTCACGCTCGCCGCATACCTCGGCTTCGCCGAAACCCTCACCTGGCCGCTCGCCTTCGCCGCCGCACTATCCCTCGTCGGCACATGGCTCTGGCACCGCCCCGAGGAAATCGATGGGCCGCCCTACGATCTCGCCGCGAACCGGGGCATCCCCGCCTATGCCTTCGCCTTCGCCACACCCATTTTCCTCTCCCTGGCCTGCGCGGACATCGCCCGAATCCCCGAGCTGTTAGGCAACCAGATCGCCGCCACGCTGCTCGTCCCCATCGCCATCCTGCTGCGCTGCAAGCGCCTCACATTGGCCGCGGCCCTGTATTCGCTTTTCTCCCTGGCCTATCTGCTGATTCCGCCGATTGGGAGCGCCCCCGTGATTTTCGGCACGTCTTCCCTCGCCGCGCTATCCGCAGGCGCCCTCCTCAGCCCTTGGGGGAGACGCATGGGCGGTGAACGGCCCGGCTTGGCCATCATCATTTTCCGCCTCTCCGCCTTCATCAGCTACTGCGCCGCGTGGCACCAGGCCGCGCCCGGTGCGTGGACGGATTTCCTGGCGATCACCTGCATCATCCTCACCGCGGTATCCGTGATCATGAAACGGAAAATGTTCGTCGAGTGCCTCGGCCTGATCGCCATCGCCCTGGCGGGCCTGATCGGCGCGATGATATCCACCCCGTGGCGGGTGCTTGCCGATGCCGCAGATTGGCGCGGCGTCCTCGTGATCATCGCCATGCTCGCCCTGACCCTGAGCTATCGCCACCGCCCGGCACTCATCGCCGATCCTCAGGCCAGGAAATCCGCCATCGCCGCGCTGGCCGCCATCACCTGCCTCATCACCGCCCTCTGGGCCACTCAGATGCTGGTCTGGCGCTTCGGCTGGAAGCCGACCGCCGTGCTCTGGACGATCCTTGGCTTCGCCTTCGTCAGCGCCGGGCTGTGGCAGCGCCTTCACATTTTCCGCGTCTCCGGATTCATGCTGCTGCTGCTTTCCTTCGGCAAGCTCTTCGCGGTCGACGTCTGGGATTTCACCGCCTTCATGCGC
- a CDS encoding LemA family protein, whose product MEHLWGWLCLLLLPGIWVLLVYNSLVNHRNQVRLAFATIDVQLKKRFDLVPNLVETVRGYAEHEREALENVTLARNHAAAPGADWQAQETLQHSLGILVARAEAYPDLKASAHFLMLQRQLSECEAQIAAARRTYNASVMDYNNTVEMFPSSLVAGIFRFARKPEFEIAIAEREAPDVRF is encoded by the coding sequence ATGGAACATCTGTGGGGATGGCTTTGCTTGCTGCTGCTGCCCGGCATCTGGGTGCTGCTTGTCTACAACTCCCTCGTCAACCACCGCAACCAGGTGCGGCTGGCCTTCGCCACGATCGACGTACAGCTGAAAAAACGCTTCGACCTCGTCCCAAACCTCGTCGAGACAGTCCGGGGATACGCGGAGCATGAGCGCGAGGCGCTGGAGAACGTCACGCTCGCCCGGAACCATGCGGCGGCACCCGGCGCCGACTGGCAGGCACAGGAAACCCTGCAGCACTCCCTGGGCATCCTGGTCGCCCGCGCGGAGGCCTATCCCGATCTCAAGGCCAGCGCGCATTTCCTGATGCTGCAGCGGCAGCTCTCCGAATGCGAAGCGCAGATCGCCGCCGCCCGCCGCACCTACAACGCCTCGGTGATGGACTACAACAACACCGTCGAGATGTTCCCTTCTTCCCTGGTGGCCGGGATTTTCAGGTTTGCGAGGAAGCCGGAATTCGAGATCGCTATCGCGGAAAGGGAGGCGCCGGATGTCCGTTTCTGA
- a CDS encoding DUF3137 domain-containing protein, with product MRPLTDRLEIARREAIAKRGRAIWIALGIAGIGWVVALLIMAAGAETAVPGILAGGFFSIVALLVHLLVGGGAKKAYLAAFKKGVFTEAASIAVPGISYLPESMLPEHTFENGGLFGSRIDRYNGEDCFTGRCGATDLIFSQLHVERKETTTDSEGRNSTKWVTVFKGIYLVADFHKDFSCRVKIVPDVAEANFGWIGRKLQGVSGDLVRLENPQFESAFKVTATDQQAARYLLTPDMQERFLALRGQWNSAIRAAFLDSFLHLAIPMKENWFEPNMSVPAGDVAVLETFLSQLMIVLHITETLDLNTRIWTKQ from the coding sequence ATGCGGCCTCTCACCGACAGGCTGGAGATCGCGCGCCGCGAGGCGATCGCGAAGCGTGGCAGAGCCATCTGGATCGCCTTGGGGATCGCTGGGATCGGCTGGGTGGTCGCGCTCCTGATCATGGCGGCTGGCGCCGAGACTGCCGTACCAGGGATTTTGGCCGGAGGTTTCTTTTCCATCGTGGCCTTGCTTGTCCATTTGCTGGTTGGAGGCGGGGCGAAAAAGGCATACCTCGCCGCGTTCAAGAAGGGCGTGTTCACCGAGGCGGCGAGCATCGCCGTGCCGGGGATCTCATATCTGCCGGAATCCATGCTGCCGGAGCATACTTTCGAAAACGGCGGGCTCTTCGGCTCCCGCATCGACCGCTACAATGGCGAGGACTGCTTCACTGGCCGCTGCGGTGCCACGGATCTCATCTTCAGCCAGCTGCATGTCGAGCGAAAGGAAACCACCACGGACTCCGAAGGAAGAAACAGCACCAAATGGGTCACCGTGTTCAAAGGCATCTACCTGGTTGCGGATTTCCACAAGGACTTCAGCTGCCGGGTGAAAATCGTGCCGGATGTGGCGGAGGCGAACTTCGGATGGATCGGCAGGAAGCTGCAGGGCGTTTCCGGCGACCTGGTGCGCCTCGAGAACCCGCAATTCGAGAGCGCCTTCAAGGTCACCGCGACCGACCAGCAGGCAGCCCGCTACCTGCTGACACCGGATATGCAGGAGCGTTTCCTGGCCTTGCGGGGCCAATGGAATTCCGCCATCCGTGCGGCCTTCCTCGATTCCTTCCTGCATCTGGCGATCCCGATGAAAGAGAATTGGTTCGAGCCGAACATGTCCGTCCCGGCGGGCGATGTGGCGGTGCTCGAAACCTTTCTGTCCCAATTGATGATCGTCCTGCACATCACCGAAACGCTGGATCTGAACACTCGGATCTGGACGAAGCAGTGA
- a CDS encoding integron integrase — MLAGAWRGFALRTRQTYAGWMARYGEWVAGAEEAMDTERGGAWLAELVDKGKVSFATQKQALNALAFFFRDVCRKEEVLFDVRLRRTERRTPVVMSAKEVVALLDKLELRHRLMAEMQYGGRAAAQELVSLRVQDVDRARGQVVVRGGKGDKDRVTVTLPKRVKESLDAIWGDLRAVHGKDRAEGVPGVALPTALARKMSKAGERWEWFWIFPADHLSRDPETGIERRHHMHAKVYGEAITRAARKAGVEKRVTSHVLRHCFATHLLEGGTDIRTLQELLGHADVKTTEI; from the coding sequence ATGCTGGCGGGGGCGTGGCGCGGGTTCGCCCTGCGCACCCGGCAGACCTACGCGGGCTGGATGGCGCGCTACGGCGAGTGGGTGGCCGGTGCGGAAGAGGCCATGGATACGGAACGCGGCGGCGCGTGGCTGGCAGAGCTGGTGGACAAGGGAAAGGTGAGCTTCGCAACGCAGAAACAGGCGCTCAATGCGCTGGCGTTTTTCTTCAGGGACGTGTGCCGCAAGGAGGAGGTGTTGTTCGATGTGAGGCTGCGGCGGACGGAAAGGCGGACACCGGTGGTCATGAGCGCGAAGGAAGTGGTGGCGCTGCTCGACAAGCTGGAACTGCGCCACCGCCTGATGGCGGAGATGCAGTATGGGGGCCGGGCTGCGGCTCAGGAGCTCGTCTCGCTGCGGGTGCAGGATGTTGACAGGGCGCGCGGGCAGGTGGTGGTGCGGGGCGGCAAGGGCGACAAGGATCGCGTGACGGTTACCCTACCCAAACGGGTCAAGGAAAGCCTGGATGCGATCTGGGGAGATCTGCGCGCCGTTCACGGAAAAGACCGCGCGGAAGGGGTGCCGGGTGTCGCATTGCCGACGGCGCTTGCCAGGAAAATGTCGAAGGCGGGGGAGAGATGGGAATGGTTCTGGATCTTTCCTGCCGACCACTTGTCGCGCGATCCGGAAACGGGCATCGAGCGACGGCACCATATGCATGCCAAGGTTTACGGCGAGGCGATCACGAGGGCTGCCAGAAAGGCAGGGGTGGAAAAAAGGGTGACGAGTCATGTGCTTCGGCATTGTTTCGCGACCCATCTGCTGGAGGGCGGGACGGATATCCGGACTCTGCAGGAACTGCTCGGACACGCGGATGTGAAGACGACGGAGATCTAG
- a CDS encoding SMI1/KNR4 family protein: MKSLADKVSELGGKLAPPASEDQIANLEAKLGYTIPTELRTYLSKHNGCSEETDEAIWNFWPCAKISSYGDYRDEDEFLPDNNWLRMIDPSAREIKLPASRVILFADSLIEAPTYGLYHSPGCRFDGIVFDTTYGSISALSLGYWLDDFIDHGEEGLLLYNNEETEQGGDGDAEEAV, from the coding sequence ATGAAATCACTTGCCGATAAAGTATCAGAACTCGGCGGCAAGCTCGCACCACCTGCGTCTGAAGATCAGATCGCAAATCTAGAGGCGAAGCTCGGCTACACGATTCCGACTGAGCTTAGAACCTATCTTTCGAAGCATAACGGTTGTTCGGAGGAGACCGATGAGGCGATATGGAACTTTTGGCCATGTGCGAAGATTTCAAGTTACGGCGATTACAGGGATGAGGACGAGTTTTTACCCGACAATAACTGGCTGAGGATGATTGATCCTTCGGCGAGGGAGATTAAGCTTCCGGCTTCAAGGGTCATTTTATTCGCGGACAGCCTGATTGAAGCTCCAACTTACGGACTCTATCATTCACCAGGATGCAGGTTTGACGGCATCGTTTTCGATACGACATACGGTTCTATCTCTGCGCTTAGCTTGGGCTACTGGCTAGATGATTTCATCGATCACGGAGAGGAAGGCCTGCTCCTATACAATAACGAAGAAACCGAACAAGGCGGAGATGGCGACGCCGAGGAAGCCGTCTGA
- a CDS encoding HEAT repeat domain-containing protein — protein MKLLESAPDDFRFFKVLKQARQSLIELPVEARRYLGTYLSHPNPWVRRYAGTALAVHMDDEVLELLLKGIRTNDPDVCSWYASEIAKSPHPRALPSLEAFISGMHPSAREGSFAGYVNPSQTEGLTCCFWVLGKRIASIRYVSE, from the coding sequence ATGAAGCTCTTGGAGAGTGCTCCTGATGACTTTCGCTTCTTCAAAGTTCTGAAACAAGCGCGCCAATCACTGATTGAATTGCCAGTCGAAGCTCGTCGTTACTTGGGTACTTATCTTTCGCACCCGAATCCTTGGGTAAGGAGGTATGCGGGAACAGCGCTGGCCGTTCACATGGACGACGAGGTTCTTGAGCTCCTGCTAAAAGGGATCAGAACGAACGACCCCGACGTATGCTCATGGTATGCATCAGAGATCGCGAAGTCGCCTCACCCTCGCGCTTTGCCTTCGCTTGAGGCGTTCATTTCAGGAATGCATCCATCCGCTCGTGAGGGATCTTTCGCAGGATACGTGAATCCCAGCCAGACGGAGGGGTTGACCTGCTGCTTCTGGGTATTGGGCAAGAGGATAGCCTCGATTCGCTACGTGAGCGAGTAA
- a CDS encoding IS110 family transposase translates to MKTNPDTPRALYIGLDVHKEKTSIAILEAERDAEPRPYGEIGTTQHALERAIRRIAKSNGRKLSDLHVCYEASGCGFWIARRLLQMGVRCEVIAPSLIPTKSGDRVKTDKRDAMKLAKNLRSNDLVPVNIPDSVDEAVRDLCRGRTDAVDDLRRARARLLALLRRLGYKYDGKTHWSQAHMNYLRGLRMPDSAHHIVLEDNLTLIDFHEKRVERIEAEMLNLLGGWQRKPLVDALMAFKGFKLVAAMVTVSEIGTFSRFEHPKKLMAFLGLVPSENSSGGKQRQGGITKCGNPHARWLLIEQATHYRYPPKVSEQLSRRQTGQARWILELSWSTQLRLSTRFMSLAKRRLHHNKIKVSVARELCAFIWELGTRIESKTPIRKTSKPSAMPARRKDR, encoded by the coding sequence ATGAAAACGAACCCGGACACGCCACGCGCACTCTACATCGGACTCGACGTCCATAAAGAAAAAACATCCATCGCCATCCTCGAAGCGGAGCGCGATGCCGAGCCACGCCCCTACGGCGAGATCGGCACCACCCAGCACGCACTCGAACGCGCCATACGCCGGATCGCCAAAAGCAACGGGCGCAAACTCTCCGACCTCCACGTCTGCTACGAGGCGAGCGGATGCGGGTTCTGGATCGCCCGGCGGCTTTTGCAGATGGGCGTCCGCTGCGAGGTCATCGCCCCTTCCCTCATCCCCACCAAGTCCGGCGACCGGGTCAAGACCGACAAGCGCGACGCCATGAAGCTCGCCAAAAACCTCCGCTCCAACGACCTCGTCCCGGTCAACATCCCCGACAGCGTCGACGAGGCCGTCCGCGACCTTTGCCGCGGCCGCACCGATGCCGTCGATGACCTCCGCCGCGCCAGGGCCAGGCTCCTCGCCCTGCTCCGCCGCCTCGGCTACAAATACGACGGCAAGACCCACTGGAGCCAGGCGCACATGAACTACCTGCGCGGCCTCAGGATGCCCGACAGCGCCCACCACATCGTCCTCGAGGACAACCTCACCCTCATCGACTTCCATGAGAAGCGCGTCGAGAGGATCGAGGCGGAAATGCTCAACCTCCTCGGCGGCTGGCAGCGCAAACCCCTCGTCGACGCACTCATGGCCTTCAAGGGCTTCAAGCTCGTCGCCGCCATGGTCACCGTCTCGGAGATCGGCACGTTCAGCCGTTTCGAACACCCCAAGAAGCTCATGGCCTTCCTCGGGCTCGTGCCCTCGGAAAACTCCAGCGGGGGCAAACAGAGGCAGGGAGGCATCACCAAATGCGGCAACCCCCACGCCCGCTGGCTCCTCATCGAACAGGCCACCCACTACCGCTACCCTCCCAAGGTGAGCGAGCAGCTATCGCGCCGACAGACCGGACAAGCCCGCTGGATCCTCGAGCTTTCATGGAGCACCCAGCTGCGGCTCAGCACCCGCTTCATGTCGCTGGCCAAGCGCAGGCTGCACCACAACAAGATCAAGGTCTCCGTCGCCCGCGAGCTCTGCGCCTTCATCTGGGAGCTTGGCACCAGGATCGAATCCAAGACACCAATCAGGAAAACGTCCAAACCCTCCGCCATGCCCGCCCGCCGCAAGGACCGATAA
- a CDS encoding ComEC/Rec2 family competence protein: protein MLTRLWVRRPLFLLAAGVVAMLWLGTVSPWLGWAGCVLLAVLLWPVADWKTALGAMLLAAFFFAQLLWRDARRSADEVALGGLGYAHAEARLTEDAVAGERGWSGTARLRGGDFHGRKIRWSGSGEAPPAGTELSAVGVFAPLEAERNPGVPDSSRRLRDEGVCAVFRADAMRSRQWLGPVSARAAMFKRSFRKGIVAGLEEDGLPAKVICAVVLGERSKDSLGLVRDFRESGTLHVFTVSGMHVMMLGSMVWFALKWAGAPRRAAIPAIILAMFGYAWLTGNGPAAVRAAWMGAVFLGAFALRRRTDLLNALGVVLLVSLFFDPRMIRMPGVQLSYGVVAAIGIGTAAARRCFAWIAEEEELLPASELGFLARKWLGFRRKLAEALAVSTAASVGSTPLSAFHFGLFTPVSVIATVALVPTVYALLGIALVSSMVHPFWEKGSVFLNRGNARVAQVCAGTARFFAGLPGASASIRSADVDTLVIHDLGYGASAACFASAAGNAVLIDAGGKFSLEREVGPSLMGLGMEPDSAILTHTDAGHVVAPGLMLEMFPLRQVASGMTPARGSVADKWAGFGGIGFRVPGRGDLLDFGGGAWAEVLVSPGDGLEGSLADDRGLVFRLHWRDRKFLFTGDAGRRTEEWLLDSGADLQADVIVAGLHESDLSLTKPFIAAVKPQAIIVPRPAGCAMDRHRAFQKSAWSKAGIRVIGQTETGGITVTIRQDGGILLEGFLDGSETLIRKR, encoded by the coding sequence GTGCTCACGCGCTTGTGGGTGAGGCGGCCGCTGTTCCTGCTGGCCGCTGGGGTGGTTGCAATGCTCTGGCTGGGCACGGTGAGCCCGTGGCTCGGATGGGCGGGCTGCGTGCTGCTGGCCGTGCTGTTGTGGCCGGTGGCAGATTGGAAAACGGCCTTGGGCGCCATGCTCCTGGCAGCCTTCTTTTTCGCGCAACTGCTTTGGAGGGATGCCCGGCGCTCGGCGGATGAGGTCGCGCTCGGCGGGCTCGGATACGCCCATGCGGAGGCGCGCCTCACAGAGGATGCGGTGGCTGGGGAGCGCGGGTGGAGCGGCACCGCAAGGCTGCGGGGCGGGGATTTTCATGGCAGGAAAATCCGCTGGTCGGGCAGCGGCGAAGCTCCTCCCGCCGGAACGGAGCTTTCCGCCGTGGGTGTGTTCGCCCCCTTGGAAGCGGAGAGGAATCCGGGCGTGCCGGACAGCAGCCGACGGCTGCGGGATGAGGGCGTTTGCGCCGTTTTCCGTGCGGACGCGATGCGCAGCCGCCAATGGCTCGGGCCGGTAAGTGCGCGTGCGGCAATGTTCAAAAGATCGTTCCGCAAGGGAATCGTGGCGGGACTCGAGGAGGACGGATTGCCTGCGAAGGTGATTTGCGCGGTGGTGCTCGGCGAGCGCTCGAAGGACTCGCTCGGGCTGGTGCGGGACTTCCGCGAGAGCGGGACGCTGCATGTTTTCACGGTCAGCGGGATGCATGTGATGATGCTGGGCAGCATGGTCTGGTTCGCGCTGAAATGGGCGGGCGCACCGAGGCGTGCTGCGATCCCCGCGATCATCCTCGCGATGTTCGGATACGCATGGCTGACGGGCAACGGCCCGGCCGCGGTGAGGGCGGCTTGGATGGGCGCCGTGTTCCTCGGGGCCTTTGCGCTACGCCGGAGGACGGATCTGCTCAATGCGCTCGGTGTGGTGCTGCTGGTCTCGCTGTTCTTCGATCCGCGAATGATTCGGATGCCGGGGGTGCAGCTTTCCTATGGGGTGGTGGCGGCGATCGGGATCGGCACCGCGGCGGCACGGCGCTGCTTTGCATGGATCGCGGAGGAGGAGGAACTTCTCCCGGCGAGCGAGCTGGGTTTCTTGGCGAGGAAGTGGCTGGGCTTCCGGAGGAAACTCGCGGAGGCGCTCGCCGTTTCCACGGCAGCCTCGGTCGGCTCGACCCCGCTTTCCGCCTTCCACTTCGGCCTCTTCACTCCCGTTTCCGTGATCGCGACGGTTGCCTTGGTGCCTACGGTTTACGCGCTGCTCGGTATCGCGCTGGTCTCCTCGATGGTGCATCCGTTCTGGGAGAAGGGTTCGGTTTTCCTCAACCGGGGAAATGCAAGGGTTGCGCAGGTGTGCGCGGGGACGGCGCGATTTTTCGCAGGGCTGCCGGGCGCATCGGCGTCCATCCGCTCCGCCGATGTCGATACGCTGGTGATCCATGATCTGGGGTACGGTGCTTCGGCGGCGTGTTTCGCCTCCGCAGCGGGCAATGCCGTGCTGATCGATGCGGGCGGGAAATTTTCCCTGGAGCGCGAAGTCGGCCCCTCGCTGATGGGGCTGGGGATGGAGCCGGATTCCGCGATCCTCACCCACACCGACGCCGGACATGTGGTTGCGCCGGGACTGATGCTTGAGATGTTCCCGCTGCGTCAGGTTGCCAGCGGGATGACCCCGGCGCGGGGTTCGGTGGCCGACAAATGGGCGGGCTTTGGCGGGATCGGTTTCCGCGTGCCGGGGCGCGGCGATTTGCTGGACTTCGGCGGCGGGGCGTGGGCGGAGGTGCTGGTCTCGCCGGGGGACGGGCTGGAAGGGTCCCTGGCGGATGACAGGGGGCTCGTGTTCCGCCTGCACTGGAGGGATAGGAAATTCCTCTTCACCGGGGATGCGGGGCGGCGCACCGAGGAATGGCTGTTGGATTCCGGGGCGGATCTGCAGGCGGATGTGATCGTCGCCGGACTGCATGAGAGCGACCTGAGCCTGACCAAGCCGTTTATCGCCGCAGTGAAGCCACAGGCCATCATCGTTCCGAGACCGGCGGGCTGCGCGATGGACAGGCACCGGGCTTTCCAGAAAAGCGCATGGAGCAAGGCGGGGATACGCGTTATCGGCCAAACGGAAACGGGAGGCATCACCGTCACCATCCGGCAGGATGGCGGGATCTTGCTGGAAGGGTTCCTCGACGGCTCGGAAACCTTGATACGCAAGCGTTAG
- a CDS encoding tetratricopeptide repeat protein: MPYVEIAKIQKVHLEDPAAAITTLREAIEGQEWEEKDAAFLMFRLAELYDEDAGDRESAVAIMEQVMEQFPETRHSANARTKLHEWGMA, translated from the coding sequence ATGCCCTACGTGGAGATCGCGAAAATCCAGAAAGTGCACCTTGAGGATCCCGCTGCGGCGATCACCACCCTGCGCGAGGCGATCGAGGGGCAGGAATGGGAGGAGAAGGACGCGGCATTCCTGATGTTCCGGCTGGCGGAGCTTTACGACGAAGATGCGGGCGACCGCGAGTCGGCGGTGGCGATCATGGAGCAGGTGATGGAGCAGTTTCCCGAGACACGCCACTCGGCGAATGCGCGCACGAAGCTCCACGAGTGGGGCATGGCCTAG